A window of Bradyrhizobium sp. AZCC 1719 genomic DNA:
CCGGCCCCCAAAAATTCAAGATCGGCGAGACCTGTGCATCGCAGGCATGCCGGGCCGGGGCTTTCCATGATGAGAAGATCGCCCGTTCCGCCGCATCGGTGGCATTTCCAGGTATCGTTCAGTGGTTGGATCACCACAAGCTCGGGCGCACGGCTCGCCATCTCCGCCAAACGCTCCCGTTTTCTCTGCGAAAGCTCGCCCGAGATCCAATGGGTGCGGTACAACCTTTCGATCGTCGGATTCCCGCTCTTGCTGAAGCGCAGCGTCTGCCGTGACGGTGTCCGCGCAACATAATGCGTCTCGCTTGGGGTCAGCCCTTTCGCGGTTGCCCACGACCGAAACAGCTTCATGGCCTGCGAAATGCGCGGCAGATTGGTCTGCATGACGCGCTCGAGATAGTCGACCTGCCCCTGCCGCCAACGTTTGAGTGCTCCGGGATCGAGCCATCCGATCCCGACCAGCACGTCGACGGGGCTCACATACTTCTGGGCTGCGAGCGTCGCCTCAGCCGCTCTGATCACGCGGTCGTTGAGTTTGTTGCGGTTCTCCGGATGCATGTCCGCCCTCTCGGCGTGCCGTGGTCATCAGGATGGAGTCCGGCGCCCGATGCCGCGTCAACCGGCGAGCCCAAGGTCAGCTCTCCGACGATGGAGTCGATCCGGCATTGGCTTGCATGGGCGCGCGCGCATAGGCCTCCGGGATAATAATCGAGGGATCGGCCGGGTCCAGCGCATCGTGCGTGACCACCGTACCCACGAGTGCTGTCGCGGCAAGATCGAAGTCGGTCTTCTGTGGCGAAGCGAGCGAGACCTGCACCTGCGTCCGATACAAAACGTAGGCCGCAAGCAACGCCTGGACCATCGCGGTGAACAGGAACAAGGCGCGTGGCCCTTCCGCCGACATGAAGGCAGCGGCAATGAGCGGTCCGACCACTGAACCGAGGCCGTTGGTGAGCAGGATTGTGGCGGCGATCGGTACCACATCACTCGCTGGGGTCTTGTCATAGGCATGAGCCGCGGCAAGCGAATAGCCGGGCAGCGCGAGCGCCCCAAAGAGAATGCCGAATAGCAGCAGCATCATTCCGGATGCGGAGATCAGCCACGAGACAACGCCCGCGGCGGCTGCTCCGATCAAGAGAACGAGCAGCACCAGGCGGCGATCGATGCGGTCGGACAGACGGCCTACCGGCCACTGGACGATCGCTCCTGCCAGCACCGCCGTACTCATGAACAGCGCCACCTGATCGATGCTGAGGCCGCTACCCGCGGCCGACAGCGGCGCAAGGCCCCAGAATGCACCGTTAGCTGCGCCGATCATGAAACTTGCGACCAGCGCGACGGGTGCCGCGCGGTATAGCTGTCCGACGCGAAAGCTGACGGTGGTAATCGGTGCTGGTTGCGCCGCACGGGTCAGGGCCACCGGAACGATGGCCAACGAGGAAAGCATGGCGGCCACCATGAAGTTCCCAGCCTCAGCGATCGGATAAAGCGTTACCAGAGCCTGACCGAATGTGATGGCGCCATAATTGACCACCACGTAGGCCGACAGCACGAGCCCGCGATTCTCGTTGGAGGCGCGATCGTTGAGCCAGCTCTCGACCACCAGGTAGAGACCGGCGAGGCAGAGGCCGGTTACGCCGCGGAAAGCTATCCAGGCCACGACCACCGGCGCGAGCGCGTAGGCAAGCGCGACGGCCGCCGCCACCGCCACCATCGCTGTAAAAGCGCGAATGTGTCCCGCGCGCTGGATCAGATAAGGCGCGAGCAGACAGCCGCTGACGAAGCCGACGTAATAGGCCGAGCTGATGACACCGAGTGCAAGATCGTCAAAACCTTCCGCGCTGCCGCGCAACGGCAGCAACGTGAATTGCAGGCCGCTGCCTGCCAGCAGGAACGCGAGCCCCAGGAGCAACGACACGATCGGGCGCAAGGTCTTCGGCATCCGGATCGACCCAACAGTCATCAGAGTCCAGATTCATTGAATCCACAATGTGTTGATAAGGCAGCAGATCATAAGAAGTTTCGCGCCCAGCAGCGACCCGATCCTGGCAAACTCACGGATGAAATCTGGGCGTTCATGGCTGAGGCCCTGCGCCTGCCGCAAGGCTCCGTCGTCGAAAAGGCGGCCGTGAACGTTCGACAATCGCCCGCCAAACATCGTCAAAGGTGACATGACCGTATCAGACCCGCGCGACTTTCACGCTCCGCAATCGTCCTACACCCGTGAAGAGCTGCTCAAGTCGAGCGAAGGCGGCTATTTCGGGCCGGGCAATGCTCAGCTCCCGGCACCGCCCATGCTGATGATGGACCGGATTATCGAGATCAGCGTGGATGGCGGCGAATTCGGCAAGGGCCATGTCATCGGTGAGCTCGATATCACGCCGGACCTCTGGTTCTTTGGCTGTCACTTTGCCGGCGACCCGGTGATGCCGGGGTGTCTGGGTCTGGACGCCATGTGGCAGATCATCGGCTATTGGCTCGGCTGGTCGGGTTCGCCGGGCAAAGGCCGCGCGGTCGGCGTCGGCGAGGTAAAATTCCGAGGCGACATCAAGCCAGACGTCAAGCGCGTGCGCTACGAGGTCAGTATGCGCCATGTCCGGCGCGGCAAACTGGCTGTCGGCATTGCGAACGGCCGTGTCTTTGCCGACGACACATGCGTCTATATCGCCAGGGATATGCGGGTAGGACTGATAGCGCCGGCGAGCTGATATGCAACCCAGGAAAGAAGCCCCAAGCGGGCTACCGTAAATTTCGATCGTATCACTGTCGAGGATGGCAGGTGGATCGATCGAGTTACCTATCTGGGACGGCGAAGGTAAATGGATCTCACCCACGCCGCCTGAATTCGTTAACTCCGGAGCGCCCCGCCGTCAGTTTACGGCGCAGCTTGCGGAGTGGGTTGGCGCATTGCCGGAAGCGGCCTGACAGAAAGCCTCATAATAGGCTTCCAGCTCCGTTACGGCGCGATGCTCCCACTCCCTTGCTTGCGCAAGCAGGGAACCGCTATGAAGCGGCCGGAAGGCCGCGGTCTGGCGGTACAACGATGCGATTGTGCGGTAGCGGCGAACGTTTTCCATGATGGCCAGCCCGTTCATTGCTTGGATCTCCCCATTCCCTTTCCCGAGGACGAATTTGCGGCAGAACGATTTTCGATTAGTTAGCGGGACTGGAAGAGAGCTCGTGTGGTTTCCGAACTGTTGACGGCGGGTGCGCAGGGCATGGACGCGGCTTGCCACGGCAATGCCGCCAGCATGTGCGCCAGCGGACATGCACACGGCCGCGCGCGATAACGCGCAAACTATTTTCGATGCCAAGATACAAGTTGGCCAAAGCTCGACCGGCTCACTCATTGGTGCGAACTGCCTGCAGCGAATTGCCGCTTGAGCAGATCACACCTTGCGAGCGATCGTCGGCCGAAGCGAAGGACGCGCTGCTCCCATGCCCTGCCGCTGGGATCAGCAATATGCAGGCACAGTAGGCCAGCCCGATACCGAGAAGCGATGCGAACAAGACCGCGGCGGCGGACCGCCAGGCAGCCTGCGTTCTCTGTGGTGACGACGGTGGCCTGCCGATGGTGACGAGCGACATTTGGCTTGAGCTGAGCACGGCGGGATCCTGCAGAGCGCCACCGCGCTAATGGTGCTTGTGCGCGACACCATTGACACCACTAACGGCGGCTCCGGCGTTTTCCTCGACGTTGTAGATGATGTCGACGGGCCCGGCCTTCTCGAACACCAGCGTGCCCCTCACCTTCTGGCCGATCAGGAACGGCTCCTTGAGGCCCATCAGCAGGATGCGATAGGCGCCGGGCTTGAGCTCCACGGTCTTGCCGGGCTTGATCTCGAGACCGTTCGCGAGCGGGCGCGTCTTCGCCATACCGTCCACATCGACCACCTCGTGCACCTCGATCTGGCTTGCCGCGGGCGACGTGCCGCCGATCAGACGATCCGCGGTCTTTCCCTTGTTGGTGATGGTGAGATAGCCGCCCGCGATATTGGAATCCTTCGGGGTCGGGCGCGACCAGGGATGGCCAATGTCGAGCGCGCCGGCCTTGTACTCGTGCGCGCCGGCGCTGGTCGCAATGAACAAACTCGCTGCGACAAAAATAGCCGCGGTGACAAACACAAAGATATCTCTGACGATGGTTGTCATAATTGTCCTACTCCGATACGCGCGCTGGACCGTGAAGCGTGTAGAGAATCAATCAGACGCGATTGCGGCTGGCGCTCGCCGTGATTACGGCCGCTGCCGGACTTGATTGCGGCTGCTGCGTTGCGACGCGAGCGACCCCGGGCATACAACCAAGCAACTGAGTGCACCTCTTTCGCCATTCGCCCAACACGCGACAGCCACACAGACGCCGCGCCCGCGATGGCGCGTTCGCTTTTCCGCTTCGCTTCGGTCGCCAGCCAGCCGCGCTTCTCGCAAGATCCAGTCAATCTCGCGCCCGATTGCGATGGCTAATCGCCGGACAGTGAGTACAGGGGGCGTATGTGTGTGCGTATCTTAGACGGCCAGCGGCCGGCATCTTTTCATCCATGATATTTTTTCTCGCTGCTCCCGCAGCAGCGCATCATCCGGGCGGCGGCGGCAATACCGGCAGTGGCGGCCCCATCAACACCATCTCGGCCGACACGCTTTCCGAAGGACTGATCGCCGCATCGATCCGCTATGAATTCATCAGGCTGGGCCAACTCAGCGATGCTGACCTGCTCGCCGCAGCAACCCGGGGCACGCACGCGCATTCGATCCGCTCGATCGACAGTGTCTCGCTTTCGGTGGCCTACGGCATCACCAACGACCTGACCGTTGCCGTTCGCGCAGCCGGCGTGCGGCGCTCGGATATCCGCGAGCCCGGGGGGGACATGCTGAGCGGCGGCCACATGGGCATTATGGATGCGAGCGACATGAGCAGCCTGATGGGATCCGACAGCATCAACAAGCGCGGCAACTCGGCGGGGTTCGGCGACGTCACCATGCTCGGGCAGTATCGTTTCCACAGCAACGCGCAGAGCGGGACGTCGGCCGCCGTGCTGTTCGG
This region includes:
- a CDS encoding MFS transporter codes for the protein MTVGSIRMPKTLRPIVSLLLGLAFLLAGSGLQFTLLPLRGSAEGFDDLALGVISSAYYVGFVSGCLLAPYLIQRAGHIRAFTAMVAVAAAVALAYALAPVVVAWIAFRGVTGLCLAGLYLVVESWLNDRASNENRGLVLSAYVVVNYGAITFGQALVTLYPIAEAGNFMVAAMLSSLAIVPVALTRAAQPAPITTVSFRVGQLYRAAPVALVASFMIGAANGAFWGLAPLSAAGSGLSIDQVALFMSTAVLAGAIVQWPVGRLSDRIDRRLVLLVLLIGAAAAGVVSWLISASGMMLLLFGILFGALALPGYSLAAAHAYDKTPASDVVPIAATILLTNGLGSVVGPLIAAAFMSAEGPRALFLFTAMVQALLAAYVLYRTQVQVSLASPQKTDFDLAATALVGTVVTHDALDPADPSIIIPEAYARAPMQANAGSTPSSES
- the fabA gene encoding bifunctional 3-hydroxydecanoyl-ACP dehydratase/trans-2-decenoyl-ACP isomerase; amino-acid sequence: MTVSDPRDFHAPQSSYTREELLKSSEGGYFGPGNAQLPAPPMLMMDRIIEISVDGGEFGKGHVIGELDITPDLWFFGCHFAGDPVMPGCLGLDAMWQIIGYWLGWSGSPGKGRAVGVGEVKFRGDIKPDVKRVRYEVSMRHVRRGKLAVGIANGRVFADDTCVYIARDMRVGLIAPAS
- a CDS encoding copper chaperone PCu(A)C, yielding MTTIVRDIFVFVTAAIFVAASLFIATSAGAHEYKAGALDIGHPWSRPTPKDSNIAGGYLTITNKGKTADRLIGGTSPAASQIEVHEVVDVDGMAKTRPLANGLEIKPGKTVELKPGAYRILLMGLKEPFLIGQKVRGTLVFEKAGPVDIIYNVEENAGAAVSGVNGVAHKHH